A single region of the Salvelinus fontinalis isolate EN_2023a unplaced genomic scaffold, ASM2944872v1 scaffold_0667, whole genome shotgun sequence genome encodes:
- the LOC129846952 gene encoding zinc finger protein 569-like — translation MSSERETLMDEIEKSLWNLTEDNLRDLCERCGMDGSEIKVMNHRLLRRKVMEEMWDNTESMKSEEQGMSWLVQLKDDIRRILEDGSSALMSPSQADDDVDCDEEWNEEGGSRLPSNRLEAKSDLERHTPEQRESDVTTSQSESVFLKPHLCTTCGKGFHQAGCLKRHLRTHTGEKPFVCPRCGRAWSDSGNLKRHMRKTHPGKEMVVKMLNTQRSDPTGSREEMNVDSIKSEEQGTSWSLQLKQEDACGAPVSLSQAHADDVDCNVEDRDWLPSIGLKAEPMSPSQSDDDIADRKEEWNEAGGTTLPSNGLEWESAQESHSCDKPLWPSSTLPESPGRASPGSALLCGLKMVSVRLVDCRKTPGQSGLKIHKATQTGEKSHSSSNAEQHKTLSGNRPRSHICDHCGKNFTTATNLKRHLLYLSGEKPYMCSECGKRFTQAGSLKTHQRTHTGEKPYICTRCGKAWSDYGNLKRHMRRHTVKQHTVKPHHCSDCGKQFIVKSSLKHHRLVFHTDHPHRCGQCKKSFITAERLESHMKTQHPPSDPLKNPHVCSECGKGFHQAGCLKRHLRTHTGEKPFVCPRCGRAWSDSGNLKRHMRKTHPGEEMVVKRLGTQRSDPTGSREEMNVDSIKSEEQGMSRSLQLKEDIRRILVDASGAPMSLNQADDYSEDCDEGGRTRLSSNRLEAKSDLERHTPEQRESDVTTSQSESVFLKPHLCTTCGKGFKKAGCLKRHQRTHTGEKPFVCPRCGKAWSDSGNLKRHMRKTHPGKEMVVKMLNTERSDPTGSREEMNVHSIKSEEQGTSWSLQLKQEDACGAPVSLSQAHADDVDCNVEDRDWLPSIGLKAEPMSPSQSDDDVADRKEECNEAGGALHCGKAWRDT, via the exons ATGAGTTCAGAGAGGGAAACGTTGATGGATGAAATCGAAAAGAGTTTATGGAATTTAACTGAGGACAATTTACGCGACCTGTGTGAACGTTGTGGAATGGATGGCTCTGAAATTAAAGTTATGAATCATCGCTTATTAAGGCGTAAAGTCATGGAGGAAATGTGGGACAATACGGAGTCAATGAAATCAGAGGAGCAGGGAATGTCTTGGTTAGTCCAACTGAAAGACGACATCAGGAGGATACTGGAGGATGGTAGCAGTGCACTCATGAGTCCCAGCCAAGCCGATGATGATGTAGACTGTGACGAAGAATGGAACGAAGAGGGAGGATCTAGGTTGCCTAGTAACAGACTGGAGGCAAAATCTGATCTAGAGAGGCACAcaccagagcagagggagagtgaTGTGACTACTTCCCAGTCAGAAAGTGTTTTTCTCAAACCACACTTGTGCACTACATGCGGTAAGGGATTCCATCAGGCCGGCTGTCTTAAGAGACACCTGAGAACTCATACGGGGGAGAAACCGTTCGTCTGCCCTCGTTGTGGGAGGGCTTGGAGTGATTCTGGAAACTTAAAGAGACACATGAGAAAAACTCACCCAGGAAAGGAGATGGTTGTTAAGATGCTCAACACACAGAGGAGTGACCCTACAGGAAGTAGGGAGGAAATGAATGTGGATTCAATTAAATCGGAGGAGCAGGGAACGTCTTGGTCACTCCAGCTGAAACAGGAGGATGCTTGTGGTGCCCCTGTGAGTCTCAGCCAGGCTCATGCTGATGATGTAGACTGCAACGTTGAGGACAGAGATTGGTTGCCTAGCATCGGACTGAAGGCGGAGCCCATGAGTCCCAGCCAATCCGACGATGACATTGCAGACCGTAAAGAAGAATGGAACGAAGCGGGAGGCACTACGTTGCCAAGCAACGGACTGGAGTGGGAGTCAGCTCAAGAGAGCCACAGTTGC GACAAGCCTCTCTggccctcttccaccctcccagAGTCCCCGGGgcgtgcctctcccggtagcgccTTATTGTGCGGTCTGAAGATGGTGTCTGTGCGTCTTGTCGACTGCAGGAAGACACCGGGGCAGAGTGGCCTTAAAATACACAAGGCAACACAGACAGGAGAGAAATCCCACAGCTCGTCTAATGCTGAACAACACAAAACCCTCTCAGGAAACAGGCCTAGATCCCATATCTGTGATCACTGTGGGAAGAATTTTACCACAGCAACCAATCTGAAAAGACACTTACTGTATCTGTCTGGAGAGAAACCATACATGTGCTCTGAATGCGGAAAGAGATTCACACAGGCCGGCAGTCTTAAGACACACCAGAGAACTCATACGGGGGAGAAACCGTACATCTGCACTCGTTGTGGGAAGGCTTGGAGTGATTATGGAAACTTAAAGAGACACATGAGAAGGCATACTGTTAAACAACACACAGTGAAACCTCACCACTGCTCGGATTGTGGAAAACAATTCATTGTAAAATCAAGCCTGAAACATCACCGGCTAGTTTTTCACACAGATCATCCTCACCGTTGTGGTCAATGTAAGAAGAGCTTCATAACTGCAGAAAGACTGGAATCACACATGAAAACACAACACCCGCCAAGTGATCCTCTGAAGAACCCACATGTGTGCTCTGAATGTGGTAAGGGATTCCATCAGGCTGGCTGTCTTAAGAGACACCTGAGAACTCATACGGGGGAGAAACCGTTTGTCTGCCCTCGTTGTGGGAGGGCTTGGAGTGATTCTGGAAACTTAAAGAGACACATGAGAAAAACTCACCCAGGAGAAGAGATGGTTGTTAAGAGGCTCGGCACTCAGAGGAGTGACCCTACAGGAAGTAGGGAGGAAATGAATGTGGATTCAATAAAATCAGAGGAGCAGGGAATGTCTCGGTCACTCCAGCTGAAAGAGGACATCAGAAGGATACTGGTGGATGCTAGCGGTGCACCAATGAGTCTCAACCAAGCCGATGATTATTCTGAAGACTGTGACGAGGGAGGAAGAACTAGGTTGTCTAGCAACAGACTGGAGGCGAAATCTGATCTAGAGAGGCACAcaccagagcagagggagagtgaTGTGACTACTTCCCAGTCAGAAAGTGTTTTTCTCAAACCACACTTGTGCACTACATGCGGTAAGGGGTTCAAAAAGGCCGGCTGTCTTAAGAGACACCAGAGAACTCATACGGGAGAGAAACCGTTCGTCTGCCCTCGTTGTGGGAAGGCTTGGAGTGATTCTGGAAACTTAAAGAGACACATGAGAAAAACTCACCCAGGAAAGGAGATGGTTGTTAAGATGCTCAACACAGAGAGGAGTGACCCTACAGGAAGTAGGGAGGAAATGAATGTGCATTCAATTAAATCGGAGGAGCAGGGAACATCTTGGTCACTCCAGCTGAAACAGGAGGATGCTTGTGGTGCCCCTGTGAGTCTCAGCCAGGCTCATGCTGATGATGTAGACTGCAACGTTGAGGACAGAGATTGGTTGCCTAGCATCGGACTGAAGGCGGAGCCCATGAGTCCCAGCCAATCCGATGATGACGTTGCAGACCGCAAAGAAGAATGTAACGAAGCGGGAGGTGCCCTTCATTGTGGGAAGGCTtggagagacacatga